From one Streptomyces sp. NBC_01478 genomic stretch:
- a CDS encoding trypsin-like serine protease — MPGAGRHRRRIRFGLPVAAAGVAAAVAAALMTTSAGAATALPTPTAKPVIAQPSLETLKKRIVGAEAGDDVAGETTTKKSSKSASTTATTASPKIIGGTTTTISAAPYMAQLWYYDDKGTTTEDDDIGFFCGGSVISPSKILTASHCVKGYNWAKNGVVVTSATVLPTTDADGNADLHGGQATAVLRQWNHPSYNATTIDNDVAVLTLAAPVKATPIRLTTNTDTTSYTGTAAKTAKVYGWGRTSSTTQDISETLKTASLPIQSDATCIAAYGSLFIKNHNVCAGEPATGSDTGTTAICNGDSGGPLVVAGRIVGVVSWSADDGVAGHDCVVEGSYGVFAKVTAYVGAAYAQVDDGNLSYTDNKADVYARKSSNKVGYELDSKGTSLATRVSLGDWGGVNLVRSADLNRDGYQDWIYRTTAGAVYWDHFQLNSARDDGSWVSTKIFTNWKTRTRIIAPGDITGDYLPDLVSVDSAGVLWIYPGKGNGTFASPSRVGGGWSQYNALVGHGDFNGDGKADLLARNKSTGVVYLYKGAGKSGTGAFAARVKVRTWGSYTAFDSVGDFTGDGKADLLIRNASGSLYVYPGTGKATSEIFGTPKSLGTGFQQYDIFG; from the coding sequence ATGCCTGGGGCCGGTCGGCACAGACGCCGGATACGTTTTGGCCTGCCCGTCGCCGCGGCCGGTGTCGCCGCCGCCGTGGCCGCAGCGCTGATGACGACGTCCGCCGGCGCGGCCACCGCGCTGCCGACGCCGACCGCGAAGCCCGTCATCGCACAGCCGTCGCTCGAGACGCTGAAGAAGCGCATCGTGGGCGCCGAGGCCGGTGACGACGTCGCCGGTGAGACGACGACCAAGAAGTCGTCCAAGAGCGCGAGCACCACCGCCACGACCGCCAGCCCGAAGATCATCGGCGGTACGACGACCACCATCAGCGCCGCGCCGTACATGGCGCAGCTCTGGTACTACGACGACAAGGGCACCACCACCGAGGACGACGACATCGGCTTCTTCTGCGGTGGCTCGGTCATCTCGCCGTCGAAGATCCTGACGGCCTCGCACTGCGTCAAGGGCTACAACTGGGCCAAGAACGGCGTCGTCGTCACCAGCGCCACCGTGCTGCCGACCACCGACGCCGACGGCAACGCCGACCTGCACGGCGGTCAGGCCACCGCGGTGCTGCGCCAGTGGAACCACCCGTCGTACAACGCGACGACGATCGACAACGACGTCGCGGTCCTCACCCTGGCGGCTCCCGTCAAGGCGACGCCGATCCGCCTGACGACGAACACCGACACGACGTCGTACACGGGCACGGCCGCCAAGACGGCCAAGGTCTACGGCTGGGGCCGTACCAGCTCCACCACGCAGGACATCTCCGAGACGCTGAAGACGGCCTCGCTGCCGATCCAGTCGGACGCCACCTGCATCGCCGCCTACGGCAGCCTGTTCATCAAGAACCACAACGTCTGCGCGGGCGAGCCCGCCACCGGCAGTGACACCGGTACGACGGCCATCTGCAACGGCGACTCCGGTGGCCCGCTGGTCGTCGCAGGCCGGATCGTCGGTGTCGTCTCCTGGAGCGCCGACGACGGCGTCGCCGGCCACGACTGTGTCGTCGAGGGTTCCTACGGCGTCTTCGCCAAGGTCACCGCGTACGTCGGTGCCGCCTACGCGCAGGTCGACGACGGCAACCTCAGCTACACCGACAACAAGGCCGACGTGTACGCCCGCAAGTCCTCCAACAAGGTGGGCTACGAGCTGGACTCCAAGGGCACCTCGCTGGCCACGCGCGTCTCCCTGGGCGACTGGGGCGGCGTCAACCTCGTCCGCTCGGCCGACCTGAACCGGGACGGCTACCAGGACTGGATCTACCGGACCACCGCCGGCGCGGTCTACTGGGACCACTTCCAGCTCAACAGCGCGCGGGACGACGGCAGTTGGGTCAGCACGAAGATCTTCACCAACTGGAAGACCCGCACCCGGATCATCGCCCCCGGCGACATCACCGGCGACTACCTGCCCGACCTGGTCTCGGTCGACAGCGCCGGCGTGCTGTGGATCTACCCGGGCAAGGGCAACGGCACCTTCGCCTCGCCGTCGCGGGTCGGTGGCGGCTGGAGCCAGTACAACGCGCTGGTCGGCCACGGCGACTTCAACGGCGACGGCAAGGCCGACCTGCTCGCCCGCAACAAGAGCACCGGCGTCGTCTACCTGTACAAGGGCGCCGGCAAGTCCGGCACGGGTGCCTTCGCGGCCCGCGTGAAGGTGCGCACCTGGGGCAGCTACACCGCCTTCGACTCGGTCGGCGACTTCACCGGCGACGGCAAGGCGGACCTCCTGATCCGCAACGCCAGCGGCTCGCTGTACGTGTACCCGGGCACCGGGAAGGCCACGAGCGAGATCTTCGGCACACCGAAGTCGCTCGGTACCGGTTTCCAGCAGTACGACATCTTCGGGTGA
- a CDS encoding LCP family protein yields the protein MSAESTPEPAIPGKDGNNGPRHRAGGRKKERSPHSKALLLMAWTAAGVVVLGGAGAGYVYFKLNGNIKSVDINQALGTDRPVKVDNGSENILVLGSDSRSGSNKKLGGGTDDGSARSDTAMIVHVYKGHKKASVVSIPRDTLVDRPECTDTKGVTHDAASGVMFNEAYSTGGAACTVKTVESVTGLRMDHYLEVDFAGFEKLIDELGGVPVTTTKAIKDPQSHLDLKAGTHTLNGQQALGLVRTRHGVGDGSDLGRIQLQQAFIKALVNQVKHIGVLTSPTRLFDLANTATKAVTTDSDLGSVNSLTSFANGLKSISSKNMAMVTMPVEYDPANPNRVIVEKTKAQMVWTALKNDQPIPAAATKGTATGEAKGVVTSS from the coding sequence ATGTCCGCCGAGAGCACGCCGGAGCCCGCGATACCGGGCAAGGACGGCAACAACGGCCCGCGCCACCGCGCCGGAGGCCGTAAGAAGGAGCGCAGCCCGCACAGCAAGGCCCTGCTGCTCATGGCCTGGACCGCCGCGGGCGTCGTGGTGCTGGGCGGCGCCGGCGCCGGGTACGTGTACTTCAAGCTCAACGGCAACATCAAGAGCGTCGACATCAACCAGGCCCTCGGCACCGACCGGCCGGTCAAGGTCGACAACGGCTCCGAGAACATCCTGGTCCTGGGCTCCGACAGCCGCTCCGGCAGCAACAAGAAGCTCGGCGGCGGCACCGACGACGGCAGCGCCCGCTCCGACACCGCGATGATCGTGCACGTCTACAAGGGCCACAAGAAGGCCAGCGTGGTCTCCATCCCGCGCGACACCCTCGTCGACCGCCCCGAGTGCACCGACACCAAGGGCGTCACCCACGACGCGGCGTCCGGCGTGATGTTCAACGAGGCGTACTCCACGGGCGGCGCCGCCTGCACGGTGAAGACCGTCGAGTCCGTCACCGGGCTGCGCATGGACCACTACCTGGAGGTCGACTTCGCCGGCTTCGAGAAGCTCATCGACGAACTCGGCGGCGTCCCGGTCACCACGACCAAGGCCATCAAGGACCCGCAGAGCCACCTCGACCTCAAGGCCGGCACCCACACGCTCAACGGCCAGCAGGCCCTCGGCCTGGTCCGCACCCGGCACGGCGTGGGCGACGGCTCCGACCTCGGCCGTATCCAGCTCCAGCAGGCCTTCATCAAGGCCCTGGTCAACCAGGTCAAGCACATCGGCGTCCTCACCAGCCCGACCAGGCTCTTCGACCTCGCCAACACCGCCACCAAGGCCGTCACCACCGACTCCGACCTCGGCTCCGTGAACTCCCTCACATCCTTCGCCAACGGCCTCAAGAGCATCAGCTCCAAGAACATGGCCATGGTCACGATGCCGGTCGAGTACGACCCGGCGAACCCGAACCGGGTGATCGTGGAGAAGACGAAGGCGCAGATGGTCTGGACGGCTCTGAAGAACGACCAGCCCATCCCCGCGGCGGCAACCAAGGGCACCGCGACCGGTGAAGCCAAGGGCGTGGTGACAAGCTCTTAA